The genomic region ctgggatggagctgagaTGGGTCCTTGGCCTCCCATGGGGGAAACAGAGTTGGGGTGTGGGGAGTTCTGGCCTTAAACCCCAATCTGGCTcgggggagcagcagctgtgtctgCAGTTCCATGTGGAGATTTTATCTCATCCTAAAGATAAACAGAAGGGAAAGCTGGAGGACAGGCTGTCCTGGGTGGGAAACGTTCCTCGCTGCCCATCAAGCTTGGATCACAGCCAGGATGGGAGATGCCAGGGTTGTCAGGGTGACTGGGACCATCCAGTGTGAGCAGGTCCTGTTGTCCCACAGACTAGGCCAGTGCATCCcctctgctggggctgtgggaccctCAGCTGGAGACCACCAGCTCTGTAATGgtttttgtggtgtttgtttATGGGAATAGTGAGGCTCCCACCCTGTTTATGGAGAACAGGCAGGAGGCCTCTTCTGGCATGGAGAGAGTGTTTATCTTCAGTGTAGCTTTGACCCAAGTTCCAAAGTGTGAGACAAATCTACATTCTCCTCCTGCATCTCAGTCCTTGATCCAGATACCCCTTcatctgctccaggctgagggGACAGCCCCATTCAGAGCCTGGGTGTGCAAAATCTGTTAGTTTGATTACCATGGATGGGTAAACAAACAGGGTTCTCTGTCCTGTTCTCTGTGCAGTCACAGCATGGAGCCATTCCTGATAGGGAAGAAATGccctgggggtgtgtggggtggCTGCCTTGGGGGCTGAGCACATCTTTACCCGGTGCCAGGGGTGCTGCAGAGACTGGCCATgggactgggagagctgctgggatCACCCCTCTTCCTGGGTACAagctctgagctgcagagcagcccaagAACACCAGGCCAGACCGACTTGGGGCAGAAGGGGTGGCCAATgtggggctgcagtggcagCCTTGGCAAGGACCCACCCAACctgagtgctgggctggggaacTCACCCCCACCCATTTGGGTGttgctgtggggagaggaagTGCAAGAAGAGCCAGGTCTGgctttaaaagtgaaaaatagagTTTTTATTCAGTGCTTGCATAGTTGATTCATGTCAAGGCaacatcctgtccctccctgccagtgtctgcagtgccaggacagTTATGGAAGCCAATGCCTGGCTATACCCAAGCAGTAGGTTATTTGCAGTATGTATTTATAGATTTGTTTATGTATATATGGCGTATAGAAGGCTTTGTGCTCACAGTGTACAATCTCTCTCTACTGAGCTGCAGTCAGagaactgcagcagcaggtgcagtcagggctggagggggtcgttctgctgctctgaaatGGGCTCTGGGGGCCAGgtctggcagcacagcacagagggggGGCTGCACAGGGGTCCCGGCTGCACCTGGTGctgtgggacaggcaggacagggGTCCTGGCTGCACCTGGTGTtgtgggacaggcaggacaggggtcctggctgcagtggggctgtgggacaggcaggacagggGTCCCggctgcagtggggctgtgggacaggcaggacagggGTCCTGGCTGCACCTGGTGTtgtgggacaggcaggacagggGTCCCggctgcagtggggctgtgggacaggcaggacagggGTCCTGGCTGTACCTGGCGCTGTGGAACAGGCAGGACAGAGGTCATGGCTGCATATGATGctgtgggacaggcaggacagggacatGTCCATCTCATGCGATGAGGGAATGGTGGTGAAGGGAGTGGCTGCCACAGGAGCCCCAGGATGCCACCAGCtcctttgtcctgtccctgctcctggtgAGGACATGGCACCACTGCCGCTGGGTTGGGTCAGGCTGGGCTCTGGCAGTCCTTGGCACCACTGGGAGCCATCATGGCTAAAGCGAGTGGGGGGCCAGCGAGGCAGGGTCTCTGCAGCTGGGGGGCCACGGCAGCAGCTCACATGGGCTGGGGTGCAATGATGACGTTGCGGAAGCCCTTCACCCCCCTCAGCTGGTCACTCTCAAAGTCCACCATCAGCTTCTGGAGCCCTGACCGCTGCGGTACCAGATCCAGACGGAACTTGGCCTCAGCCTGTGGCTCCACTGGCTCCTCACTGTGGGAGAACAAGGGGGTCAGTGGGGCCCATCACCCTTCTGGCCCCatcaccctccctgtgcctgtggtGCCAGAACAGCACTGGGACCCCGGGAAGCAGGGGCTCTTGGGGGGTGGCcaagccccttccccagcaggaTGTGGCACGGGATactctgcacagccctggctcctgctgtgtcccaggaCTGCTCTCCCTGGGGGCTCAAGACACAGAAatccacccccaccccactccCAAATTCTAGCCATGTGAAGAGGGAAAATCTCTTACAGCTCCTTGATCTGCTGCCCCTTGGTGAGGCCGGTGCCCTCCACCACGAAGACACAGTTGTTCAGGGGCACTTCGAGGGGGTTCACCAGGCTGATCTCCGCCACCAGCTTCCGATTCTGCATTGGCTCTCCCAAAATCTGCAAGTAGGAGAAGTTGgacccccagcaccaccattcCTGGCGGCCATGGTGCTCCCCCTACCCTGGGCTTGGTGGGACTGATGCAGgtcccaggggctgcagccctgctcagTGAGGCAGGACCTACTGCCAAAGGGATAACCCCTCAGGGTGATCACAGCAACCCCTACCCCCTCCAAAGCAACCTGGGATGGGACACTGGACCCTCACCCTGATCTTGATTGGCGGATTCTCAACATAGACATCCCTGACAGCCACCATGATGTCACCAGTCTGGTGATCGGTCAGAAGAGCCACCACCTTGATGAGGTTGTCCTGGGTCAGGTTGTCCTTGTACTTCTCATACAGGATGCGCATGGGCACCCTCTCCTctggaaggagaagcagagcagggtcagGAGGAGAAGAAGCCACGTCCCAGGGCAGGACCCCAGGATTTTGCCTGTACCAGGGTCCCAGAGGGGCTTTGCCAGCCCTTGGCAGCCAATGAgggcagcccagctccctgccaaGTGCCTTCACTCAGCCCTGAGTGTTGTTTATCCCAGAGTCCTTGATGGATGGAGCTGTCTGGAGCTGAACGGGAAGGAGGCTGAAGGCaaccagctgcagagctgccttggGCAACACCCCCTGAGCAGCCATGACCATGGGAAATGGAGCCTGGCATTCCTGGGGCAGAACTGAACTGCTGTAGTATTGACTGGAGCTATACAGAGAGGCACAAACCTGGCTCCCCACAACACCACAAAGCACTAAAGGATGGAATCTGGGGAATCCTGGGATTGGTATTCTGAGGCAGGAGCTGCGGGGAGAAGCTTTAGGAGCTTGTAATTACAGCTTCAGAGAAAATGATGTTGGATTAACTTGCAGACAGGAACGTTAAGgaccctgaggagcagcagggctccTCTAGCAAGGTGGGCACATGTGGACCAGTgtccccatccagccctgcaggaggcTTCGAGCAGGCACTGGTACCTGCTGGTGCCTTTGCCAGCATGAGAGAGGCACATCCCACACCCCTCAACAGCGCTGAGAGCCGGCACATTCCTCATTCCTGTAGTGCAGCTCAACCCGTGGCAGAACGCCGAGTGCTGTGTGTGCTACGGTGAGGAGCAGGGCTTGGTGCAGGGGAAACACTGGGCTGTTCCAGGACAGCACATGTGTGGCCTTTGCAAGCCCTGAAGGGTCTCTGGCAAACTCACATAAACCCAGACTCGTGTTTAATGACCAGATGGTGATGTTCACGTGTGAGAAGAGCAAGGGGAAGTTCGGAGGCCATGCCAGGACAGCTCTGTGGCTGAGCGCTGGGGAACACCAAGAGCTTCAGCACTGCTGCCCAGTAAACCCAGTACTGCCCACTTCCTCCAGCCTGGAACTGTGTGCTTGGGGCTGACCCATGCCAGTCCCACTCTCACCGTGGTTGGAAGATCCCACTTGAGAGGCCAGTCCAGCCTGGAGGTGTGTGGGAAAGCAGGAAATTCAGAGAGAGCCATGGAGTGCCCAGGGATGGATGGCAGCCTGACTGTGCCCAGCTTGCTgcatggcagcagcagtggtttGTCCAGCTCCAGATGCAATTCCCACCTCTGCCCGAGCAATTTCCTCATCCTCTCATAAAGATCCTCAGTGGTAGATAACTAAGGAGAATGCCCTGAGGGGCACTACCCACCGAGCAGCTGAACATGGGCATGCTGCTCACCCAATGGCTGGACCAGCATCCCCCTCACCGCCGGGGGGTCCCTTACCTGACCGTGGGCCAAGGTCGATGTCCACTGGGTCTGTGAGGCCGCACTGGGGCCCACTGGAGCCGTTGTAGCTGATGGTGCGGGCACTCAGCCTCACCGTGCAGACTCGCTCCACATCCGTGTTGTTGTTGATGACGGCAAAAACATCAAAGTCACAGCCCTTGTTTGCACCCTCTGACACCTTGATCTTGAGGTGCAGTGCCTCATCCTCCTCCATGATGGACTTCTTCTCGTGCTCTGCCTTCTCAAACACTTTCCGCTCCTCCTCAGACCCTGCGGTGGACGAAATTCCCGTGATTCCAGAGTTATGGGGAGGGCACGGTCCAGGCTGTTGTGCCCCAAGCCCTGGAGCCCTCCTGCTGCAGTTGTTTCCCAACAGCCACATCCACCCGCcgggtgtctctgcccatgcaGCCCCCCGTACCCTCTGGATATTTGTAGTTGTGGGTGATGTCCTCCCTGCTGTCCTTGCCCACGCTCTTCGTGCTGATGTTCTTCCCCACCATGGAGGATTGGATGCTCTGCTTCTGCATCCCATCAGGCTGCACCACCCAGTACACCACGTCAGCGTTCACCTCCGCGAAGATGAAGGGGATGTCGTACTTCAGCTGCATGTCACCATCTTTGATGGCTTTGACGGGGGCTGGCCCGCAGCAATAAActcctgcagggagcagagccacTGTCAGCACCCCAGGGTTCAGCCACTGCAGGGGCAAGAGGTGGCTGTGGTGGGGTGACCCTGCCATGTCACAGCATGAGGTGGATGAAGCATCTGTGTGGTGCACGTTGTACCTTCACTCTTCTCCTGGGGCGTCGGATCCAGCACCTGCCACCCATCGTAGTCACCGGCCAGGTCTGGACGGGCCATCCAGGACTCCACCCAGCAGTGGAAGTTCCTGCAAGGGAAGGCAGGATGTAGAAGCCTCAGCTTACCCCAGTGCTCGCCAGGCTttggggaagaggaagaggcagctctggggatgGACAGGCTGAGGTCCTGCCATGCCACTCACCAGATCTTGTCCCAGGACTCCCGCTCCAACCCCCCATTCTCGTTGAGGTAGCGGTCGATGGTCAGGTTGGCATTTGTGTCATGGGCTGAATTGTAGTTGGTCACCACCCGGGTGGGGATTCCCAGGCACCGCATGACTGTGGGGAGTAGAGGAGGGTGAGACGGGCCCAGATTTGCACCACTCTCGTCCCACAGAGCCTCAGGTTTGCACAGTCCCTCTCTCATggagccccagcctggcacagctccttcccttcctgttcCCCCACAAAGGGGTGCCCAGGGCGTGATGCCCGGGAGGAGCCAGTTCCCACACCCTCTGTGCATGGGTGGCACATGGTTCTGACAGTCTGAAAGGTCTGGAATGCAGCAGAAAAAAGGCACAGAAGAGTCTGGGAGAGCTTTGGAGGGAGAGTGTGGGCAGCCATGCTGAACCCCAGATTTCATCTCccagctgtctctcactgtgctTGGAGCTCCCTGGGGAGCAGTGAGGCAGTTACAGTGCTTCAAAGGAAGGCTATAAAACTCTGCAAGTCGCTGAATATCCACTTTAATTTTCTCCTATTTCTCTTCCCTAAAAAGGGTCTTGTCTGTCTGTGAAACATCAATGAACGCTCAGAGACAGCATTTTTCTTGGGGCAAAGCTGCACAACCACGTGTGAGTGTTTGCCAGCAGCAGACAGCCTGGAATCGTTCTCTTTTTCCCCAGTCTGACTGCCCTGGTGGCCGTGACATTATCTTGATCTTGGTGGACTCGTGACTTTATTGCAAACTTGGCCTTAAAGCCACTTCCctccccctgtcctgccccaacCACTCCCTtgctgcctggctgggcaggcagtgctgatggaaaaACCAGAGCCCTTTCCtataattttttccctcttatttCCTGACAAATTAGAATAACAGAGAGTTAATTGTGAAGGAATCATTGCAGGCTGATTGCAGCCAGTCCCAGCTCTTCCATCTCACTGCAGCATGAAGAGGGGGTGGAGGGcagggggctgggatgggagaTGGGGGGACATGGGTGACCCTGTCCTGCGGGGAAGAGGAGACAGAGACATCTGCTCTCACCAGTACACGCCACAGCAGCAAAGACCCAGCACTGGCCGTACTTGACTGGCTGGCACCCAAAATTCTTCCACCTCTTGAGAATATCCACACTCCCAATCCAGGACATGGGGTTCATCCCATCATCATAGGGGTCTTTCCACCGCCCCGCCAGCACCCCCCGGTCCTCATCGTTACAGTTTACCTGTGGCAGGAGAAgagaggatggatggatggatggatggatggatggatggatggatggatggatggatggatggatggatggatggatggagggatggatgggtggatggatggagggatgaatggatggatggatggatggatgaacaGGGATGAGCAGgttgaggagggagggaaagagctTTTGTGCCATTCACGGGCGCTGTCACCCACATTAGCATCATATATCCATGCAAGAGCTCACTTGGATGCAGTGCTAATTAGGGATGAATTTTAGAAACAAGTCCTCTGACCTGGGAATTTGAGTGTCATTATCCCAAAGCTGTTCCTGGGATGGTCTAAGACTTCCCCAgctattcctttccttttaaaaggcTCTTACACATACAGGAGCAATAATGGGAAAGGATGTAAAAAACgcctcagagaaggaaaatggcCTTACTGGGGGGATGGCAAATGCCACCTCTCTGTCACAGCTGTAGCTGGGGTGAGTTTGCACCCCAGGGAATGTGGGGTGCTGGGGACACCCTGCGGGGTTGCACCCCAAACTCACCATGGCGCTCACCACCCTGCCGATGTACACGGGGTCATTGCGGCGGGAGCAGTCCCGGTTCTGGTCCCTCAGGTGTTTGGGGTTTATGTCCAGCATGTTGAGGCAGATGGATAAGATGTCATCCTCAAACTGGtggagagcagggagaaaagGCACGTGAGGTTCCCACTGGGGCTCTGGAACCTCTGTCCTCCCTCCCTGGATCACCACGATGCTCCTGCAAGCATaactgctggggacagggggtgACACCTTTCCAGggtgccctccctgggcagccctcaCTCAGTGACGTCCCCGCTCAGCCTGCAAAGCCTGTGGGTGAACTCCCGCCCGGATGTGGcttcctgcagccacacaggGGTCATGCATGGAGCTGACCTCTATGAAAACCACTTATTTCCCACCACAGCTGAGTCACAGCCCTTCCTTGAATTGAGGCATGGATCCTGTGGGGGCCACAGGATCCATGCCCTTGCTCAGGGAGTgtggctgagctctgcctgtgctgtgggagctgctgccttaTCGGCACCCCCGGCACAGTGCCAGGGAGTGTGTTATCAGGCACCGGCtccttggcacagcagggacatccCGATTAGCGGCACATGGCCATGGGGGGCCCCCATGAGCCATGTAGAAACATTCCCCTTACCCTGCCATGCTTTGAAGTCAGCACATTCTCTCTTGGAAGTGGGAATCACGTTTCTTTCACCCACAACTGCACCCTGAGGTGCTGACAGAATTTGGGGTGCATGTTTGGGGGGGCACACACATGACACTagtccctgagccctgcagcACAAGGGCTGCACAGGCTGGGGTCAGCTGGGGGTCCCAAAGGTCCCAGGGGGCCAGGCCCACTGACCTGGCCAAAGTTCCAGGGGATGGAGAAGATGTAGTTGTAGGTGCCCTGGAAGATGAGCccttcctgggacagcacaTACTCTCGGCGCTCGTTCTCATCACGGAGGAAAACTGTGTCCTCTGTGGGGACAGCAAGCGATGGGGACAGGGCTCTGCCATGTGCCACCAGCCCCCCGACCCCCTCAGGGCTACCCCTCTCTGAGGATGCATCCACTGGGCAATGAGGCAACAGGGGCTGAAACTGCTTCTGCCTGGAAAAACTGCTGAAGAATTTCAGCCCAGTTTGATTTTAGCTGATGGGGAAATTTCAGTGAGTTTGTggtttctcatttttctgtcttccctcTCTTTTATTTAATGGAGTCAGGTCTTTTCCCAGAAGGAGAGACCTCCCTGGGGGAGCAGTGAGCAGTGGGAGTGGGTGAGCACAGCACAAGCCATTTCACTCACAGCAGCTACTGCTGTGAAAATCAGTATTTACTAGACATGTTTGCAGAAGGAAACTCGACGTGTCCATCCCCAGaacttggcacagccctggctgagcAGAGCTTCCTACAGCTCCTTATCTCTGTGGACTGAGTACGGAAAGGTTGAGATCCAGGAAACCAGCTGGtccaggggcagggaaaggacaTGGAGGGAGGAAAATCCCAGGGCTGTTAAAACTTGCAGCTCTGAGTCGAGACTCCCCTCTGGGTCTGGCTGCCTGAATTTTACTGGGGCAGTGACACACCCCTGTTGCTGAGCCCACAGCTGGGTGCCTGGGTGGGGATGGGCCAGGTGGGGGCAAGTAGGGATAACTGTGGGTAAGTAGGGGCAACTGGGGACAAGTAGGGGCATTTAGGGGTTTTTCCCCTGCCCACTGCctggccaggagctgctgaggactGCCCAGGGCTTCCAGTATCCCAGTGGTGAGCTCCCATGGGCACTGTGAGGTGGGGCAGCCTGGATGGGGTATTGGGTGTCTGGGATGCTGTAAAAGGGGCTGTGCATGTCCTAGGGTGGGGAAGGATGCTCGTGGCCCTGACCTACTGCAGGGATTGGGTGGAAGCAGAAGCAAAGTGGGGATTTCTGGTTAGACCTGAGatcagggcagggctcagggcacctGGGGTGAGACCAGCAGGGTCGTGCAGCCCTGTCAGACCTGGGGAGTGGCCTGTACTTGGCTTGAACCCAGGAACCCCTGGGTTGAGGAAGGTGAAAGCCTCACCTGGGTGCCAGGCATTGAAGAGCAGGACAAAGTGGCCGATGTAGAAGCTGGAGCCCTGGTAGCCTGTGCTGGCCTCCAAGGTCAGGGCGTAGCGGCCGATGCAGGCGTtgggaggggagcagagagacaCAGAAAGGGACTCCCCGTCCTGCTGCTGCATCACAGCACTCCAGCACGATTCCTCAGGGCAGTCAGTCATGGCAAAGTGGGACCTGGTTCCTGATGTGTCATTGGGACAGGGCCCTGTTAAGAAGGAGCAGGTCAGCTCTCTCAGTGCTCTGGGAACCCTGGgatccctctgccatgggggCTGCACCAAGGGGTCCTGAACCAAGTCCCCTGTCCTGTGGCAGCTGCCCAGGCCTTGGCTGTCACCACCTGGGGACATTCACTATGTGGTCTGTTGGGTTCTGGGAGCACAGGGTAGCTCAGCTATTGGGGGCTCAGGCACATCTCTCACTCTTTAGGGCAGGACAGTCTCACCCCATGGGCCCCCCTGGGCTAGCAGAGCACAGGGGGTGCTTGTCCTGGTGCCCACCACAGGGCCAGGTCTCTGAGAGGAGCCACTGAGTTagtccctgtgcccacacagcccagtcctgctgcagcccatggCACGGGGTCTGGGGGAGCCCAGCCACGAACCCCAGACCCCTGGGAGCCCCACGGTGTGTGTGCAGCCTCAGGCGTTGCTGCAAACATCCCAGGATTAGAGATGACATCAGTGGCCAAAGTGCCGAGCCCAGGACAGCGTGATCCCTGCTGGCCCTCCAAGCTGCAGCCATGGCCAAGCCACCTGCACTGAGCCAGCTCCAGACCTGCTCCCCAGAGCGGTGACACCCAGCCCGGCTCAGCAGCTCCCCGGCCATGCAGTGCCTGGCTGGCAGCCAGGACAGTGGTGCCACTGCTGACCACTCTCCCTGACGGACCACAGCCCTGGCTGGTCCCCAGCCAGCCCTCGCCCACACCGTGGGCAGGGCATCAGACCAGTCACCAAAAATACTCATGAACTCATTAGAGTGACACAGTTTCTCCTCTTGAGgaggctgggctgagctcacagTGTTCTTTTGGCAAGGGCTAgactggtgctgctgcagaatgggcagccatgggcagcctgctcctcctgctcctcttcctcctgctcctgcctccacaGCCCACAACATCCCCCCAGgctccagcactgagcagggctCTGCTTACACAGCTGCTGCAAAAATACAGCTGTATTCTCACTCTATTCTTCCTCCCCTCTTTCTGGTGGGTTTGCCCTCCTGCCTTGAAGGGCTGCAGGTCCAGCCTCGGTGAGGAATGTGCCAGGGGTAGTGCCagtggggtggcactgccatgtGCCTCCATGAGCACCTTTGCCCTCTTTCTTCCAGAGCTGGGGCCAGGCTCCAGCTCAAAGGAGCCTCTGCCAGCCTGTCTTGGCCTGGaaagctgtgcctggggctgctcctccagtAAAACCAGGCTGGGACTGCCTGTGACATGGCCTGAAGAAACCCAGGGGGTGGGAGTGGGTGGGCAGCCCCTATGGGACTGCCAGGGCATGGGGGGAGCTGAGGGGTGCTACGTTTGGGTTTGTCACCAGAGCTTTTGGCATGGAAGAGTTTTGCTGTGTGAGGAAACCTGGGtgcagttttgcttttaattctgACTGGATTGACTCAGCAGGACACTGCGAACCCAAAATAGCTCTTGCCTGAGAAAGAGTTTCCTCTCCCTTTGCTCTGAGCTGGCAGGGCCGAGCCCCTGCCCGGCAGCTGCACCCAGCCCTGGCCTCAGGAATGATagtcccagccctggccctgctcagggggctgtgctgggggtgctCCATGGGAATATTTCCTGACCAAACCCTGAGCTGGGGAtgtctgagcagtgctgggactgTGTGTAAAGCATCAGCAGAACTGCTGTGTTACCCCTGGCTGAAAAGATGCACTTTGCTGATGTTGCTCAGAGGACAAGAGTGTTGGGCAGGTTCCCAGCCAGAGCCAAGGCACTTCCAGGTGGGCTGGAGGCTCCAGTGTACCCCAAGTCTGGCTTGGCCATGGAGGAAGGAGGAACAGGTGGTGGTggcctttgttttgtttctttattgcTTCCCTTCCACTCGCATCAAGGAGATGAATTTCTACctatttttcttgctgtgatATAAAAGCTGtgcacagcaccagcccctgccaggTGGGAACGGGGGGACAGAGATTGTGTGAGATGAGCCAGGTCCCTTGACACAGCCTCCATGGGAGCACAGgtgagccctggggcaggggcagagggtggcgacacctgcccagccctccctcATGGCACAGGTGTGGGGGCACTCACCTGTCTCGACGTTGAAGGCGAGTTTGTCCACGCCCTCGTCGTAGCCACGGCCTGAGAATCGCAGGGTGATGGTGAAGGGCTGTCCCCGCCGCACCACCAGCTGCTGGCACCCCATGTCTGCCGTCCGGTGCTCCCTCCCATTGCGCTCCAAATGCAGGTCACACGTGTCCAGCACCAGATCTGAAAAGGCAGTGGCATGTTCAGCTCTGACACTGGGACCAGCTGAGCCACGACACCCAGCCTCGTGCTTGGGCAGGAGGAGTGGCTGTAGCCCACCCTGAGCCCTGGGTTGGCACTTTAGAGGGGGAATGGAGCCTcccctgcccacactgccttgccctgcccggtgtgcccagcacagctctgggcactgtggtcctgctgagctctgagcaTCCTTCCAGGAGGGCCCTGCGGGCTGGGCTTGCACCATGTGCTCCGAGAGGGGCATGGCTTTGACAGATGAGCTCACAGTGACATTCTGCCTTGTTGAGccagctcagtgctgtgttCTTGTGCTGTGGAGCTGCCTCCATGATATCACCACGGAGGAGGGGGACCCTGTGctgccagagcagtgccaggctcaCGATTCACAGCACCCAGCACAGGAGCAAAGCCCACCACTCAGCTCTGTTCTCAGAGGGCCTGTCACCAgggctgctgtttctgtgcccCCATCCCAATTGTGTACTGCTGAGCCCAGGAATGCCTGGGATGTTCCTGTGCCTCAGCCAGGCATCCAGCAGCTTtactgtgctgtggctgctgacAAATCAGTGAGAGCAAGTGTAAATTCAGAGACAGAGGCTGTCTGATGCCCCAGACGTGTGcgtgctgctctgctctgctcccagcccaggcagggccaTGTTCCCACCACCCTGGGTGCTTTGCTGGAACGATGAGATATCATTGCTTGAGGCCAGAGCCCCCTGACTGCTCTGCAGTGATGCATTAATCACCAGAATGAGCAAAAGCATTTCACGCAGGAGAGCACACAGCAAGCTCAGCACCAATCCCAGACTGGGGTGGCTCACTGTGTGTTGTTCAGCTTGCCACGGCTCTCCCTGACCAtgcccttcccagtgccagccccggTAGTCACCGAGCCCTTCTCAAACCTGTGTGAAATGGAAACAGTTGCCCATGAGCTTGCTGTTCCCAGAGCTAAAGAAAAGCACTGCTCCCGGCATTCTGGGCAAGGGAACTCTGCAGCATGTGCTCAGTGCAGGGCAGTGGGCTTGTCACCATCCCCTCTGCACTGCTAGAGCTGCTGGGACTGTCCAGAACTAAGGGCAAGGTCCCTGCAGCCAGTCCATGGGGACCCTGAATAGAGGATAGAGCACAGAGAGGTCCTTCCCCTCACTGCCTCCCCCTCACtgagcaggagcacagctct from Pithys albifrons albifrons isolate INPA30051 chromosome 18, PitAlb_v1, whole genome shotgun sequence harbors:
- the TGM2 gene encoding protein-glutamine gamma-glutamyltransferase 2, with protein sequence MAEDLVLDTCDLHLERNGREHRTADMGCQQLVVRRGQPFTITLRFSGRGYDEGVDKLAFNVETGPCPNDTSGTRSHFAMTDCPEESCWSAVMQQQDGESLSVSLCSPPNACIGRYALTLEASTGYQGSSFYIGHFVLLFNAWHPEDTVFLRDENERREYVLSQEGLIFQGTYNYIFSIPWNFGQFEDDILSICLNMLDINPKHLRDQNRDCSRRNDPVYIGRVVSAMVNCNDEDRGVLAGRWKDPYDDGMNPMSWIGSVDILKRWKNFGCQPVKYGQCWVFAAVACTVMRCLGIPTRVVTNYNSAHDTNANLTIDRYLNENGGLERESWDKIWNFHCWVESWMARPDLAGDYDGWQVLDPTPQEKSEGVYCCGPAPVKAIKDGDMQLKYDIPFIFAEVNADVVYWVVQPDGMQKQSIQSSMVGKNISTKSVGKDSREDITHNYKYPEGSEEERKVFEKAEHEKKSIMEEDEALHLKIKVSEGANKGCDFDVFAVINNNTDVERVCTVRLSARTISYNGSSGPQCGLTDPVDIDLGPRSEERVPMRILYEKYKDNLTQDNLIKVVALLTDHQTGDIMVAVRDVYVENPPIKIRILGEPMQNRKLVAEISLVNPLEVPLNNCVFVVEGTGLTKGQQIKELEEPVEPQAEAKFRLDLVPQRSGLQKLMVDFESDQLRGVKGFRNVIIAPQPM